CCAAAAACCTGAACAGCATCAGTGGCTACTTCCATGAACGCATCTGCTGAAAAAGCTTTCGCATATGAAGCAAGTTGCGTATTAGGCTTACTATTATCTAACAACCAAGCCGCTTTGTGAACTAAAAGACGAGAAGCTTCTACTTTCATTGCCATATCAGCAATCATGAATTGGATGGCTTGGTGCCCCGAAAGGGGTTTACCAAATTGTGATCTTTCTTTTGAATATTTGACTGCGTGGTCAAGAGCACACTGCGCTCCACCAACGGCGGAAGCTGAAACCATCGGTCTAGAATGATCTAGTGTCTTCATTGCAATCTTCCAACCTTCGTTAACATTTCCAAGGACATTTTCTTTTGGAACTTTAACGTTGTTAAAAGTTACAGCTCTTGTATCAGAACAACGATGTCCCATCTTATCTTCTTTCTCTCCAATTTCTATGCCTTCACATTTCTCAACAACAACTGCAGTGATTCCCTTATGCTTTAGTGCTGGATCTGTTGTGCAATAAACAACAAAGAGATCAGCGTAACCTGCATTTGTAATCCACATCTTGTTACCATTTAAAAGATAGTGATCGCCATTATCTTTAAGAGTTGTCTTTATGCCGGCAGCATCAGAGCCATT
This region of Halobacteriovorax sp. GB3 genomic DNA includes:
- a CDS encoding acyl-CoA dehydrogenase family protein encodes the protein MNFELTPEQKEIHDMALKFARNEMMPKAGEYDEKAEMPLPILKKAWELGLVNTCIPAEYGGAGFSAMDSMIITESLAYGCLGMNTAIMANDLALLPIVIGGSDEQKKRFLTPFTEDYKIAAFCLTEPGNGSDAAGIKTTLKDNGDHYLLNGNKMWITNAGYADLFVVYCTTDPALKHKGITAVVVEKCEGIEIGEKEDKMGHRCSDTRAVTFNNVKVPKENVLGNVNEGWKIAMKTLDHSRPMVSASAVGGAQCALDHAVKYSKERSQFGKPLSGHQAIQFMIADMAMKVEASRLLVHKAAWLLDNSKPNTQLASYAKAFSADAFMEVATDAVQVFGGYGYSKEYPVEKLMRDAKLIQIYEGTSQIQRLVIAKEIFSRS